The Tumebacillus amylolyticus genome window below encodes:
- a CDS encoding trans-sulfuration enzyme family protein: MSKHDFNKLGYSTRILHAGHKVDPTTGSHNMPIYQTSTFVFEDADQGAARFGGTDPGYKYSRLGNPNTDALAEKIAALENAEAGLCFGSGMAAISTVMLHLLKAGDHIVAADALYGATFALFEKTFKKYGVETTWVDTSDVEKVKAAIQPNTKVIYLETPANPTMKMADIAAISELTQGTEMKVVVDNTFMSPYFQRPIDLGAHVSIHSATKYIGGHGDVVGGIAVGYADIIKPLFGTLKEHGPIMGPFDAFLLNRGVKTLALRMEQHNKNALAVAKFLESHPEVEEVYYPGLESHPQHELALRQMSGFGGTMSFVVRSFEKGKSVMNNVKLAHLAVSLGDVHTLIQHPASMTHAIMPKAEREASGVTDGLIRLSVGIEDVEDIIADLDQALKA; encoded by the coding sequence ATGAGCAAACATGACTTCAACAAATTGGGATACAGCACGCGCATTCTCCACGCCGGTCACAAAGTCGACCCGACCACCGGTTCGCACAACATGCCGATCTACCAGACTTCCACGTTCGTATTTGAAGATGCAGACCAAGGCGCCGCACGATTTGGCGGCACCGATCCGGGCTACAAATACAGCCGTCTCGGCAACCCGAACACCGATGCACTCGCGGAGAAAATCGCCGCTCTGGAGAACGCGGAAGCCGGCCTCTGCTTCGGTTCCGGCATGGCGGCCATTTCGACGGTCATGCTGCACCTCTTGAAAGCGGGCGACCACATCGTGGCGGCCGATGCGCTCTACGGCGCGACGTTTGCGCTTTTTGAAAAGACGTTCAAAAAGTACGGCGTCGAAACGACCTGGGTGGACACCTCCGACGTGGAGAAAGTGAAAGCTGCGATCCAACCGAACACCAAAGTCATCTACTTGGAAACGCCGGCGAACCCGACGATGAAGATGGCCGACATCGCCGCGATCTCCGAACTGACCCAGGGCACCGAGATGAAAGTCGTCGTCGACAACACTTTCATGTCGCCGTACTTCCAACGTCCCATCGACCTCGGGGCTCACGTTTCCATCCACTCGGCCACCAAATACATCGGCGGTCACGGAGACGTTGTCGGAGGAATTGCAGTCGGCTACGCGGATATCATCAAACCTCTGTTCGGCACGCTCAAGGAACACGGCCCGATCATGGGGCCGTTTGACGCGTTCTTGCTCAACCGCGGTGTCAAAACGCTGGCTCTGCGCATGGAACAGCATAACAAAAACGCCCTCGCCGTCGCCAAGTTCCTCGAAAGCCATCCGGAAGTCGAAGAAGTCTACTACCCGGGCCTCGAATCGCACCCGCAACATGAACTGGCGCTGCGCCAGATGAGCGGATTCGGCGGTACGATGTCGTTTGTTGTGCGTTCGTTTGAGAAGGGCAAGTCGGTCATGAACAACGTGAAACTCGCGCATCTGGCCGTTTCCCTCGGAGACGTTCATACGCTGATCCAACACCCGGCGTCGATGACCCACGCGATTATGCCCAAAGCAGAACGCGAAGCATCGGGCGTCACCGACGGTCTGATCCGTCTGTCGGTCGGCATCGAGGATGTGGAAGACATCATCGCCGACCTCGACCAAGCGCTGAAGGCATAG